From a single Pseudomonas triticicola genomic region:
- the mnmA gene encoding tRNA 2-thiouridine(34) synthase MnmA has product MRDPAPSDTSKKRVIVGMSGGVDSSVSALLLIEQGYEVEGLFMKNWEEDDGTEYCTAMDDLADAQAVCDKIGIKLHTANFAAEYWDNVFEHFLAEYKAGRTPNPDILCNREIKFKAFLDYAMMLGADLIATGHYVRRRDIDGRTELLKGLDPNKDQSYFLHAVGGEQIAKTLFPVGELEKPEVRAIAEKYELATAKKKDSTGICFIGERRFSDFLKQYLPAQPGEIKTTEGEVIGRHHGLMYHTIGQRQGLGIGGLKDAGDEPWYVLRKDLQTNELIVGQGNNHPWLFSSALLASEIYWVNPIDLSQPLRLTAKVRYRQSDQACTLEKTASGYRAVFDEPQRAVTPGQSVVFYDGEICLGGGVIEVAEPWSGQA; this is encoded by the coding sequence ATGCGTGATCCAGCCCCTTCTGACACATCCAAGAAGCGCGTCATTGTCGGCATGTCCGGCGGCGTGGACTCTTCCGTTTCCGCCCTTCTGCTGATCGAGCAGGGTTATGAAGTGGAAGGCCTGTTCATGAAGAACTGGGAAGAAGACGACGGAACGGAATACTGCACCGCCATGGACGACCTGGCGGATGCTCAGGCTGTCTGCGACAAGATCGGTATCAAGCTGCACACCGCCAACTTTGCCGCCGAGTACTGGGACAACGTGTTCGAGCACTTCCTCGCCGAATACAAGGCGGGGCGCACGCCGAACCCGGACATCCTGTGCAACCGCGAGATCAAGTTCAAAGCGTTTCTCGACTACGCGATGATGCTCGGCGCCGACCTGATCGCCACCGGTCACTACGTGCGCCGCCGCGATATCGACGGCCGCACCGAACTGCTCAAAGGCCTCGATCCGAACAAGGATCAGAGCTACTTCCTGCACGCCGTCGGCGGCGAACAGATCGCCAAGACCCTGTTCCCGGTCGGCGAACTGGAAAAGCCTGAAGTCCGCGCGATTGCCGAGAAATACGAACTGGCCACCGCCAAGAAGAAGGATTCCACCGGGATCTGCTTCATCGGCGAACGGCGTTTCAGCGATTTCCTCAAGCAATACCTGCCGGCACAACCGGGCGAGATCAAAACCACCGAAGGCGAAGTGATCGGCCGTCACCACGGCTTGATGTACCACACCATCGGCCAGCGCCAGGGCCTCGGAATCGGCGGCTTGAAGGATGCCGGTGACGAGCCGTGGTACGTACTGCGCAAGGATCTGCAGACCAACGAGCTGATCGTCGGTCAGGGCAACAACCATCCATGGCTGTTCTCCAGCGCCCTGCTCGCTTCGGAAATCTACTGGGTCAACCCGATTGATCTGAGCCAGCCGCTGCGCCTGACGGCGAAAGTGCGCTATCGCCAGAGCGATCAGGCCTGCACCCTGGAAAAAACCGCCAGCGGCTATCGCGCCGTGTTCGACGAACCGCAACGCGCGGTAACGCCGGGCCAGTCGGTGGTTTTCTATGACGGAGAAATCTGCCTCGGCGGCGGCGTGATCGAAGTGGCCGAGCCGTGGAGCGGCCAGGCATGA
- a CDS encoding NUDIX hydrolase: protein MEWLPHITVATIVEDNGRFLMVEEHKGGRNVLNQPAGHLDPDETLIDAAIRETLEETGWDVEPTGVIGIYLYTAPSNGVTYQRICFSAKTVQHHPDYQLDDGIVGAKWLTRDELIAQRDNWRSELIIRCIDDYLAGHHFSLELIRPSL, encoded by the coding sequence ATGGAATGGCTCCCCCACATCACCGTCGCTACCATCGTCGAGGACAACGGCCGCTTCCTGATGGTCGAAGAGCACAAAGGCGGGCGCAATGTGCTCAACCAGCCGGCAGGCCATCTCGATCCGGATGAAACCCTGATCGACGCGGCTATTCGCGAAACCCTCGAAGAAACCGGCTGGGACGTCGAACCGACAGGCGTGATCGGCATTTATCTGTACACCGCACCGAGCAACGGCGTGACTTACCAGCGCATATGCTTCAGCGCCAAAACCGTGCAGCATCACCCGGATTACCAGCTTGACGACGGCATCGTCGGCGCCAAGTGGCTGACCCGCGACGAATTAATCGCCCAGCGCGATAACTGGCGCAGTGAACTGATCATCCGTTGCATCGACGATTATCTGGCCGGTCATCACTTCAGCCTCGAACTGATCCGCCCTTCTCTTTAG
- a CDS encoding NADP-dependent isocitrate dehydrogenase, translating into MPTRSKIIYTFTDEAPALATYSLLPIIEAYTASADIAVETRDISLAARILASFPEQLGDKAVADHLAELGDLAVTPEANIIKLPNISASVPQLQAAIKELQAQGYNLPDYPETVTSDADKDAKARYDKVKGSAVNPVLREGNSDRRAPLSVKNYARKHPHKMGAWAKDSKSHVAHMSTGDFYGSEKAVLIDAADAVKIELIAKDGAATVLKEKTTVQAGEILDCAVMSKNALRAFIAAEIESAKAQGLLLSVHLKATMMKVSDPIMFGQIVAEFYKDALTKHADVLNQIGFNLNNGIGDLYARIKALPAEQQAQIEADIAAVYAARPSLAMVNSDKGITNLHVPSDVIVDASMPAMIRDSGKMWGTDGQLHDTKAVIPDRCYATIYQAVIEDCKANGAFDPTTMGSVPNVGLMAKKAEEYGSHDKTFQIKADGVVRVTDSKGKLLMEQAVEAGDIFRMCQTKDAPIQDWVKLAVNRARASSTPAIFWLDPMRAHDGVVIEKVQAYLKDHDTSGLDIQIMAPVDAMKYTLQRTREGKDTISVTGNVLRDYLTDLFPIMELGTSAKMLSIVPLMNGGGLFETGAGGSAPKHVQQLVEENFLRWDSLGEFLALAASLEHLGVNYNNPKALVLSKTLDQATGQFLDNNKSPSRKVGNIDNRGSHFYLAMYWAQALAAQTEDAALQAQFATLAKTLTENEATIVAELNAVQGKPVDIGGYYHADAELISKAMRPSATFNAAIAALV; encoded by the coding sequence ATGCCCACCCGCTCGAAGATCATCTATACCTTCACCGACGAAGCTCCTGCCCTCGCCACCTATTCCCTGCTGCCGATCATCGAGGCTTACACCGCCTCGGCCGATATCGCCGTGGAAACCCGCGATATCTCTCTTGCAGCGCGCATCCTGGCAAGCTTCCCCGAGCAACTGGGCGACAAAGCCGTAGCCGACCACCTCGCCGAACTGGGCGACCTGGCCGTTACGCCTGAAGCCAACATCATCAAGCTGCCGAACATCAGTGCTTCGGTGCCACAGCTGCAAGCCGCGATCAAAGAGCTGCAGGCGCAGGGCTACAACCTGCCGGACTACCCGGAAACCGTGACCAGCGACGCCGACAAAGACGCCAAGGCGCGTTACGACAAGGTCAAGGGCAGCGCCGTGAACCCGGTTCTGCGTGAAGGCAACTCCGACCGCCGCGCCCCGCTGTCGGTGAAGAACTACGCGCGCAAGCACCCGCACAAAATGGGCGCCTGGGCCAAGGACTCCAAGTCTCACGTCGCGCACATGAGCACCGGCGATTTCTACGGCAGCGAAAAAGCTGTCCTGATCGACGCCGCTGACGCTGTGAAGATCGAACTGATCGCCAAGGACGGTGCTGCCACCGTTCTGAAAGAAAAAACCACCGTTCAGGCTGGCGAGATCCTCGACTGCGCCGTGATGAGCAAAAACGCCCTGCGTGCGTTCATCGCTGCCGAGATCGAAAGCGCCAAGGCCCAGGGCTTGCTGCTCTCGGTTCACCTGAAAGCGACCATGATGAAGGTCTCGGACCCGATCATGTTCGGCCAGATCGTTGCCGAGTTCTATAAAGACGCTCTGACCAAGCACGCTGACGTGCTGAACCAGATCGGCTTCAACCTGAACAACGGCATCGGCGATCTGTATGCGCGCATCAAGGCCCTGCCGGCCGAGCAGCAAGCGCAGATCGAAGCGGATATCGCTGCGGTCTACGCCGCTCGTCCATCGCTGGCGATGGTCAACTCTGACAAAGGCATCACCAACCTGCACGTGCCGAGCGACGTCATCGTTGACGCCTCGATGCCGGCGATGATCCGTGACTCCGGCAAGATGTGGGGCACCGACGGTCAGCTGCACGACACCAAGGCTGTGATCCCGGATCGTTGCTACGCGACCATCTACCAGGCCGTGATCGAAGACTGCAAAGCCAATGGCGCTTTCGATCCGACCACCATGGGCAGCGTGCCAAACGTTGGCCTGATGGCGAAGAAAGCCGAAGAGTACGGCTCCCACGACAAGACCTTCCAGATCAAGGCTGACGGCGTCGTTCGCGTCACCGACAGCAAAGGCAAGCTGCTGATGGAACAGGCTGTCGAAGCCGGCGACATCTTCCGCATGTGCCAGACCAAGGACGCGCCGATCCAGGACTGGGTCAAACTGGCCGTCAACCGTGCTCGCGCGAGCAGCACGCCGGCGATCTTCTGGCTCGACCCGATGCGCGCTCACGATGGCGTGGTGATCGAGAAGGTTCAGGCCTATCTGAAGGATCACGACACCAGCGGTCTGGACATCCAGATCATGGCGCCGGTCGATGCAATGAAATACACCCTGCAGCGCACCCGCGAAGGCAAGGACACCATTTCGGTGACCGGCAACGTACTGCGCGACTACCTGACCGACCTGTTCCCGATCATGGAACTGGGCACCAGCGCCAAGATGCTGTCGATCGTGCCGCTGATGAACGGCGGTGGTCTGTTCGAAACCGGCGCCGGCGGTTCGGCTCCGAAGCACGTGCAGCAACTGGTTGAAGAGAACTTCCTGCGCTGGGATTCGCTGGGTGAGTTCCTTGCTCTGGCCGCTTCCCTCGAGCATCTGGGTGTGAACTACAACAACCCGAAAGCGCTGGTGCTGTCGAAAACCCTGGACCAGGCCACCGGTCAGTTCCTCGACAACAACAAGTCGCCATCGCGCAAAGTCGGCAACATCGACAACCGTGGCAGCCACTTCTACCTGGCGATGTACTGGGCTCAGGCCCTGGCTGCCCAGACCGAAGACGCTGCACTGCAAGCGCAGTTCGCGACTCTGGCCAAAACCCTGACCGAGAACGAGGCAACCATCGTTGCCGAGCTCAACGCCGTGCAGGGCAAGCCAGTCGACATCGGCGGTTACTACCACGCCGACGCCGAGCTGATCAGCAAGGCCATGCGTCCAAGCGCAACCTTCAACGCGGCGATTGCTGCGCTGGTTTAA
- the icd gene encoding NADP-dependent isocitrate dehydrogenase → MGYKKIQVPAVGDKITVNADHSLNVPDNPIIPFIEGDGIGVDISPVMIKVVDAAVEKAYGGKRKISWMEVYAGEKATQVYDQDTWLPQETLDAVKDYVVSIKGPLTTPVGGGIRSLNVALRQQLDLYVCLRPVRWFEGVPSPVKKPGDVDMTIFRENSEDIYAGIEWKAGSPEATKVIKFLKEEMGVTKIRFDENCGIGVKPVSREGTKRLARKALQYVVDNDRDSLTIVHKGNIMKFTEGAFKEWAYEVAAEEFGATLLDGGPWMQFKNPKTGKNVVVKDAIADAMLQQILLRPAEYDVIATLNLNGDYLSDALAAEVGGIGIAPGANLSDTVAMFEATHGTAPKYAGKDQVNPGSLILSAEMMLRHMGWTEAADLIIKGTNGAIGAKTVTYDFERLMDGAKLVSSSGFGDAMISHM, encoded by the coding sequence ATGGGTTACAAGAAGATTCAGGTTCCAGCCGTCGGTGACAAAATCACTGTCAATGCAGACCATTCTCTCAATGTTCCTGATAACCCGATCATCCCCTTCATCGAAGGTGACGGTATTGGTGTCGACATCAGTCCGGTGATGATCAAGGTTGTCGATGCTGCTGTTGAAAAGGCCTACGGCGGCAAGCGCAAGATTTCCTGGATGGAAGTCTACGCCGGCGAAAAGGCCACTCAGGTTTATGACCAGGACACCTGGCTGCCGCAGGAAACCCTCGACGCGGTCAAGGATTACGTGGTCTCCATCAAAGGCCCGCTGACCACTCCGGTCGGTGGCGGTATCCGCTCGCTGAACGTGGCTCTGCGTCAGCAGCTCGACCTGTACGTCTGCCTGCGCCCGGTGCGCTGGTTCGAAGGCGTGCCGAGCCCGGTGAAAAAGCCCGGCGATGTCGACATGACCATCTTCCGCGAAAACTCCGAAGATATTTACGCCGGTATCGAATGGAAGGCCGGTTCGCCGGAAGCCACCAAGGTCATCAAATTCCTTAAAGAAGAAATGGGCGTCACCAAGATCCGTTTCGACGAAAACTGCGGCATCGGCGTCAAGCCGGTCTCCCGCGAAGGTACCAAGCGTCTGGCGCGCAAGGCCCTGCAATATGTGGTCGATAATGACCGCGACTCGCTGACCATCGTGCACAAAGGCAACATCATGAAGTTCACCGAAGGTGCCTTCAAGGAATGGGCCTACGAAGTGGCGGCTGAAGAGTTCGGCGCGACGCTGCTGGACGGCGGTCCGTGGATGCAGTTCAAAAATCCGAAAACCGGCAAGAATGTTGTGGTCAAGGACGCTATCGCCGACGCCATGCTCCAGCAGATCCTGCTGCGCCCGGCCGAATACGATGTGATCGCTACGCTTAACCTGAACGGTGACTACCTGTCCGACGCGCTGGCGGCGGAAGTGGGTGGTATCGGTATTGCGCCGGGTGCCAACCTGTCCGACACCGTAGCGATGTTCGAAGCGACCCACGGTACCGCGCCGAAATATGCCGGCAAGGATCAGGTCAACCCGGGCTCGCTGATTCTCTCGGCCGAGATGATGCTGCGTCATATGGGCTGGACGGAAGCGGCGGACCTGATCATCAAGGGCACCAACGGTGCGATCGGCGCCAAGACTGTTACTTATGATTTCGAGCGCTTGATGGATGGCGCGAAGCTGGTGTCGTCTTCCGGGTTCGGGGATGCGATGATTTCGCATATGTAA
- a CDS encoding cold shock domain-containing protein, with product MAVGKVKWFNNAKGFGFINTDAREGRDEDGKDIDFFAHYTAIEMEGYKTLKAGQAVNFEIVQGPKGLHAVKITSVEAAPTPSSIAKEKQTATS from the coding sequence ATGGCTGTCGGCAAGGTGAAATGGTTCAACAATGCCAAGGGATTCGGCTTTATCAATACCGACGCCCGGGAAGGTCGCGATGAGGATGGCAAGGACATTGATTTTTTTGCCCACTACACGGCCATTGAAATGGAAGGGTACAAGACCCTGAAAGCGGGTCAGGCGGTGAACTTCGAGATCGTTCAAGGCCCCAAAGGCTTGCATGCCGTGAAGATAACTTCGGTAGAAGCAGCTCCCACGCCAAGCTCGATTGCCAAGGAAAAACAAACAGCAACCAGTTGA
- the clpS gene encoding ATP-dependent Clp protease adapter ClpS — protein sequence MHAISQIRLTFNQDRPLLQKDLPQEHDDDSAGVAVQEAKPALQAPPMYKVVLFNDDYTPMDFVVEVLEVFFNLNRELATKVMLAVHTEGRAVCGVFTRDIAETKAMQVNQYARESQHPLLCEIEKDG from the coding sequence ATGCATGCAATCAGCCAGATTCGACTAACATTCAATCAGGATCGCCCGCTTCTCCAAAAGGATCTTCCACAGGAGCACGACGACGATTCGGCAGGCGTTGCTGTTCAGGAAGCAAAGCCCGCGTTACAGGCGCCGCCGATGTACAAGGTGGTTTTGTTCAACGATGACTACACACCGATGGATTTCGTCGTCGAAGTGCTCGAGGTGTTTTTTAACCTGAATCGCGAGCTGGCGACCAAGGTCATGCTGGCCGTCCATACAGAAGGACGGGCAGTATGTGGAGTGTTTACCCGCGACATCGCCGAGACAAAGGCCATGCAGGTCAACCAGTACGCCAGGGAAAGCCAGCATCCGCTACTCTGTGAAATCGAGAAGGACGGTTAA